The Nitrospirota bacterium DNA window AAGATATCCGCTTGTGGTGACTTGTTTTCATTCGGAACACCATACCAGTTGACAATATTCTCCTCTTTCGAATAGTGTTCTTCAAATCCGAAGTCGGACACCCGAATCTCTCCGGCGTCTGAAAAGAGGATATTGGTCGGCCGAAGATCGCCGTGAATCACCCGGTTCTTATGGGCAAAGGAAAGACCTTCGCAGACTTCCAGGATCACTTTAAGGGAATCTCTCCATGGGAGAGGTCTGACCAGGCGTTCTTTAAGATTGCCACCCTTCAAATAGCCTTCGACGATAATGTAAACCTGCGGATTTTCTGAGACGCCGAATATATCGACGATATTCTTATGGCGCAGGGTTGACAGGAGTCTTGCTTCATTGATTCCTCCCTTTGTTCTCCTGCTTTTCTTGACCACTAATAAATCTTTTGTCTCCCTTTTCTGAAAAAGATAGACTGCACCGTATGGTGTCTCCCGAATGATGTCTAGAAGGACAAAAAGGCTTTCGAGCGAAGTAATCCCCTGGAGGGCTTCCTGCTTCTGCTCGGCCTGGAGATGACCTCCCTGCGCCAGGTCCAGAAGTTTTTCCTTAAGTTCATCGATCGATTTATGGCGGTTTTCCGGTTCAGGCTCGATGCACCTGACGATGATTTCATCGAGTTTTTTTGAAATGGATGGATTGATTTCGATCGGACGTTTAAAGTCGCCCGCGGGCTTCACTCCCGTAAACATATAGAAAAGAATGACCCCGACGGAATAAAGGTCGCTTAAAACGGTCACATGTTTGGATCCTTTTTTTTGTTCCGGGGACATATAAGCCGGTGTTCCGACGATAATTCCGTTCTGGGAACTGTCAGTTGTGGTTGTCGTTTCGTCATAGAGCATCGCGACGCCAAAATCGGACACCAGGACATTTTCGACATGATCGATGAGAATATTGGACGGTTTAATATCGCGATGAATCACCCCGTTGTTGTGGGCGTAGGAAAGGGCTTTGCAAATCTGGATGACGATATTTAATTTTTTATTGGTGTCATTGGCATAGAGACCTTTCTTGATGGCATGGTCGAGTGTAAATCCATCGACATAATTCATGACAAAGTAAGGCAAACCTTCATCCGTCGTACCCCGGTCTATGACATTGATGATATTGGGATGGGAAAGCCGGGCAATAATGAGCGATTCCCGGTTAAAGTGTTCGAAAGCCTCCTTATTGGTTGTAAGCTTGGTGGCGAGCACTTTGATGGCGACAGGTCTTTCCAAAGAGGTCTGCAGACCCTTGAAGACAGTCGCCATACCTCCTTGTCCGATTTCCTCTAAAACATTGTAATTTCCAAGTTTCATCATGGTTCAAGAAAAAATCGAGTGGTCGGTCCGCATAGGACGAATCGCAGTTTTTTATTTGGGCATGCAAATTAAAATTTAACACCTTTTTTGAATTCTGTCTATCTGG harbors:
- a CDS encoding protein kinase, producing MATVFKGLQTSLERPVAIKVLATKLTTNKEAFEHFNRESLIIARLSHPNIINVIDRGTTDEGLPYFVMNYVDGFTLDHAIKKGLYANDTNKKLNIVIQICKALSYAHNNGVIHRDIKPSNILIDHVENVLVSDFGVAMLYDETTTTTDSSQNGIIVGTPAYMSPEQKKGSKHVTVLSDLYSVGVILFYMFTGVKPAGDFKRPIEINPSISKKLDEIIVRCIEPEPENRHKSIDELKEKLLDLAQGGHLQAEQKQEALQGITSLESLFVLLDIIRETPYGAVYLFQKRETKDLLVVKKSRRTKGGINEARLLSTLRHKNIVDIFGVSENPQVYIIVEGYLKGGNLKERLVRPLPWRDSLKVILEVCEGLSFAHKNRVIHGDLRPTNILFSDAGEIRVSDFGFEEHYSKEENIVNWYGVPNENKSPQADIFAAGTILYEMLAGALPERKNDRLVFHDEIAKHPTDLKLLISKMIEIDPAKRFRSFEEITPLIYECLALPELPSENDSSKSKGVFGFVKKLFAS